DNA from Corynebacterium aurimucosum ATCC 700975:
GCTGGAGGCGTGGGACGCCGAAACCTAGGAAAGTCGGTACACCTCGTAGTCATCCGCCACTCCTGCGCCGGGGACATGTTGCAGACCGAGCTTAAATGCTAAGCCAATCGACGCTTCATTGCTGGGATCGATGATGGCGACGACAGGAAGCTGCGGGAATCGCTCGCGCGCACTGGCAATCGCAGCGGCCGCAGCCTCCTTGGCAAAGCCCTGTCCCTGCGATTCGGGTGCGAAGCGGTAGTAAAGGTTGAGCACTTCTTCACCTGCTTCCTCGCTATGGCGCACACCGGTGAAGCCAATAGTGGTGCCATCAAGCGTGGATACCACGTAGTAGCCCAGCTTCTTTTCCCGCCAGTTCTCTTGCCATGCGCGAGTTAGCTCCACGGCTTCTTCTCTAGTTTTCATCGCCAGTTCAGGGCGGTGCT
Protein-coding regions in this window:
- a CDS encoding GNAT family N-acetyltransferase, whose product is MNHDFALHTPRLSMSVPTDADIDAVFAIHSDARTYEHRPELAMKTREEAVELTRAWQENWREKKLGYYVVSTLDGTTIGFTGVRHSEEAGEEVLNLYYRFAPESQGQGFAKEAAAAAIASARERFPQLPVVAIIDPSNEASIGLAFKLGLQHVPGAGVADDYEVYRLS